The Rahnella aquatilis CIP 78.65 = ATCC 33071 genomic sequence CCCGCGTCGAAAATGTCGTCAACCACGAAACGTTCGCTGTCGATCAAATCTTCTACTGTCATCAGGATGGCTTCGCGAACCATAGGGCCGATTTCTTCACGGGTATCCGCTGCAGAAAAACATCCGTAATCAAACGCGGTAAAGGCAGGCACCACCATACCGTAGGCGGTTTTGTCATCTTTTGGTGTTTCAAGACCGACTGAAAAGAACATATTCAACCTCCGGTTGCAGGATCATATCCCTGCCATTTTCATAATGGATTTGAGAGTTCCCACAGGTAAATCATTTTTGGGGTGGGGAACGGGAAATGTTTTGTTGGTGATGGGTGACCACCAAATTTGATGACTTCCTCCCCGGTGACGCTTGAGTTCACAACCCGCTGCAAGCAGCGCTTTAATCAATTCCGTCGATTTCATAAGCTCTCCCTGGTGAGGAATAATTATACACACGAATACACACGAACTCAATCACCCCACAAAAAAACGGGCGGAGATTTCTCTCCGCCCGCGGGTCTGACTGAGTCTGTGACTGCGTTATTTCGCTGCGGCAGCCGCTTCCTTCACCCAGCCGTCGAACTGTTCCTGATGGGCTTTAATCCAGCCATCGGTCTGTGCATCAATATCGGCTTCTGAATTTTTACCGGCATGCATGGCGGCGTTTTGCGCATTGATGTCTTTCAGAGGCAGTTTCATGATGGCAAACAGTTTCGCCGCTGCCGGGTTTTTCTCAGCCCAGGCTTTGTTCGCCACGATGTGCATGGTGCTCACCGGGAAACCGTAGTTTTTGCCGTTTGGCAGCTTGGTGTCGGCGTTTTTATCCCCCGGCACTACTGAGAACGGTACCTGCATCCACAACACGTCTTTGCCCGGGATCAGGACATTGCTGACCCAGTACGGCGTCCAGGTGTAATAGAAGATCGGTTTTCCTTCTTTGTAACGCGTAATGGTGTCGGCGATCATCGCAGAATAGTTACCCTGATTATGGGTCACGGTATCTTCCAGACCATAAGCTTTTAACTGCTCATTCAGTGCCGCTTCACAACCCCAACCCGGCGTACAGCCGGTCAGATCGGCTTTGCCGTCACCGTTGGTATCAAACAGTTTGGCCAGTTTCGGGTCTTTCAGCTGTTCGATATTGGTGATGTGATACTTCTCAGCGGTTTTCTTATCGATCAGCCAGCCTTGTGCCGCACCGGTCACGTAGGTGCCTTCACGGTAAAAGACTTTATCGCCACCGGCGGCTTTGTACATTTCATCATGCAGCGGTGACCAGTTGACGGCGGTGAATGTCGCATCTCCGGCCGCAATGGTGGTGTAGCCGACGTTATAATCGACTTCGCGTGTCGGCTGGACGTCATAACCCAGTTTTTCCAGCGCTTTATTCACCAGCTCAGTCTGAAATGTCTCTTCGCTGATGGTGCTCTGGATGGGCGTCACGGTGACGCCTTTACCCGGCAGATCGGCGGCGAATGAGGTGACTGTTGCAAATGTGGTGAGGGCAGCAACGGCCCAGAGTCCTGTCTTTTTCATAAATTCCTCGATTTTTATCATGCGTTATTTTGCTGCGGCGGCAGCTTCTTTGATCCAGCCATCGAAGGTCGCCTGATGTGCCTTGATCCAGCCATCAACGTGCTGCCGGATATCCTCAGAAGACGATTCCCCTTCATGCATCCGCAGGTTCTGCGCATTCACGTCGGCCAGAGGGAGTTTCATGAGGGCGAACAGTTTCGCGGCTGCCGGGTTTTTCTCAGCCCAGGCTTTATTCGCTACGATGTGTTCGTTATTGACCGGGAAGCCGTAGTTCTTACCGTTCGGCAGCGTGGTATCGAGATCTTTCTGCGAACCCGGATTGGCCGAGAACGGCACAGTCAGCCAGACCACGTCTTTGCCCGGTTTCATCTCGTTGCTGACCCAGTACGGCGTCCAGGTGAAGTACAACACCGGCTTGCCGGACTTATAGCGGGTGAGGGTATCGGCGATAATGGCCGAATAGTTGCCTTCGTTTTGCGTCACGGTATTGCTCAGGCCGTAGGCTTTGATTTGAGTATTGATCACCTGATCGCAGACCCAGCCCGGATTACAGCCCGCCATATCGGCTTTGCCGTCGCCGTCGGTATCAAACAGTTTGGCGATTTTCGGATCTTTCAGCTGTGACAAATCGTGGATGTGATATTTGTCGGCGGTTTTTTTGTCGATCAGATAACCCTGTGCCGCGCCGCTGATGTAGGTGCCCTGACGGTAGAACTTCTGGTCGCCACCGGCTGCGTTATACATGTCTTTTTGCAGCGGCTCCCAGTTCACCGCCATGTAGGTGGAATCGCCGCTGGCAATGGCGGTATACGCGACGTTGTAGTCCACTTCGCCGGTTTGCTGAACGTCGTAGCCCAGTTTTTCCAGCGCGCGGTTAACCAGTTCGGTCTGAAAGGCTTCTTCCGCGATGGTACTTTGCAACGGTTTGACGACCACGCCTTTGCCCGGTAAATCGGCAGCGAACGTTGTTGAGGATGTGACGAGTGTGCTCAGGGCTAGTGCCCAAATAGATGTTGTGCGCATGGTGAACCCTTATTCTTTTCCTCTTCATCATTGAGTTGTCGCCCGAATGATTTTGAGGATTGTTTATCAATACGTAAGAGTGGACTGCGTTGTTTTAGCTTTTGAGAGTTCCCGGCAGCGAACCGCCGGGAAAAGTGCAGTGTGTGAATCAGGCTTTCTTCGTGAAAGGTTTCATCACCAGACCGACAGGACCGCGGGTGAACCAGCGGTGGCCGCCTTTGCTGCGGCTGTCGCGTCCCATCGACTGGGTGAGACGGTCAAGGATGATGGCGAGAATAACGATACCCGCCCCCCCGACTGACGCCAGACCCATATCCAGACGGCCGATACCGCGCAGTACCATCTGGCCCAGACCCCCTACGGCGATCATCGAGGCGATAACCACCATCGACAGCGCCAGCATCAGCGTCTGGTTGATACCTGCCATGATGGTCGGCATGGCCAGCGGCAACTGCACTTTAAACAGCAACTGACGCGGGCTGGAACCAAAGGATTTCGCCGCTTCGATCAGATCTTCCGGCACCTGATTAATACCCAGAATCGTCAGACGTACCACCGGCGGCAGGGCGAAGATGATCGTCACCACTACGCCCGGCACGTTACCGATACCAAACAGCATGACGATCGGCACCAGATACACGAACGCTGGCGTGGTCTGCATGGCATCGAGTAACGGCCTGATAATTTTGGCTGCCTTCTGACTGCGGGCCAGCCAGATACCGAGCGGCAGACCTATCAAGATACAGAAGAACAGCGAGGTCAGAACCAGCGCCAGCGTGACCATTGCCTGTGACCAGGCACCGATTGCGCCAATCAGTACCAGCGAAACCAGCGTGGCCGCACCCATACCGAAACCGGCCATCTGCCAGGCGAGCAGGGCGAAGACCAGGATCGCAATCGGTGCAGGCAGGGATTCCAGACCGTGCTGGAAACCGCTCAGGACGAAATCGACCGGCACGCGGATCCCCTGGAATACCGGGCGGAAGTTGCCCACCAGCCAGTCGATCCCTTCCGTGACCCAGCGGTCGAGCGGGATCAGCGTGCTGTGAAACGGATCGAGAATATTAAAATGCTGATGATGTTCCGGCGCGACGCTCAGCCAGTCGTTGGTCTGGGCGGCGGCGTGATGTGTGGCGTCCGGTGTGCTGGTCGCGGCATCGCTGCCGCCGCCCCACGGATCACTGCTGCCCGCATCGGCTGGCGCGGCGTCAGCTTGTGGCGCGACACCACCACTGGCGTTATCGGCACTCCACGGATCCACGGAAGGATCCAGAGCCTGTGTCTGAGCGGCCTGTGCATGCTGTGTAATGGTGTTCGTTATGGTTGAAGTGCTCATTCGTTACCCCCTTCTTTGTCCAGAGCCTGAAGCAGCATGGCTTTGGAAATAATGCCGATATAGTTATTGTCCTCATTGATGACCGGCACGGCGCAAGGCGCGGCGGCGACATGAGAAATCAGTTCGCTGAGTGGCATGTCTGCCTGCACGGCTGCCGGAGATTCCAGCAGGGCGCTTTCCAGCGGCTGATTGGTTTTGAGCGCAGTTTTCAGCGATTCAATCGACACCACGCCGATGAATTTCTGTCCACGTTCAAGCACATAACCATATTCGCGGTCTTCATCTTCGAGCAGCTTGAGGGCGGCACGGGGACCAAAACCGGGGGTTTTACGAATAAGCGCGCCACGACGGCGGGCAATGTCTTTGGCGCTGAAGACCTGACTGATATCCACACCACGGAAGAAGGTGCGCACATAATCGTTGGCCGGATTATTGAGAATGTCTTCCGGCGTGCCGACCTGCACCACTTCGCCGCCCTGCATAATGGCGATACGGTCGCCGATACGCATGGCTTCGTCCAGATCATGGGAAATAAACACGATGGTGCGCTGATGCTGAGCCTGAAGCTTCACCAGTTCATCCTGCATTTCGGTACGAATTAACGGGTCGAGTGCCGAGAAGGCTTCATCCATCAGCAGAATATCAGGGTTGTTGGCCATCGCGCGGGCCAAACCGACACGCTGACGCATCCCGCCGGACAATTCATCCGGATAAGAGTTGGCATAGTTTTCCAGCCCGACCTGACGCAGTGCATCAATCGCTTTGGCATTGCGCTCTTCCACCGGCACACCTGCCAGCTCCATACCAAACGCCGTGTTGTTCAACACGGTCAGGTGTGGCATCAGCGCAAAAGACTGAAACACCATACTGATTTTGCTGCGGCGTACCTGGCGTAATTTTGCTTCTGAGATTTTGGCGATATCTTCGCCGTCGATCAGGACTTCGCCGCGGGTGGGCTCTATCAGACGATTGAGAAGGCGTACCATGGTGGATTTACCGGAACCGGATAACCCCATGATGACGAAAATCTCGCCTTCTTCAATGGCCAGACTGGCATTCTTAACGCCAAGTGAAAGACCTGTTTTCTCAAAAATTTCTTCTTTACCCTTGCCTGCGTCAATCATCTTGAAAGCGCGATCCGGGTTTTCGCCAAATACCTTATAAAGGTTCTTTACTTCGATTTTAATTGCCATGCAATATGCATTCCTTGGATATAAATAGCCGTATCGGCTCGATGTCTAATTTTTGTGTTGGACCGTATAGGGTTTTGCCTGTTACCAAATAGTGAACGCGTTATACCCTAACACATCGAAATTCTGAGACAAGTCTCAATGTTTCCGGAGAATATTCATGGTTGGTTTTCCGGTTACGTATTTATCTGTATTTTCGGTGGTTAATTTCATTCAGCATGCGTTGACAATTAATGACAAATTACCGCGTGTCTTCGTTTGAGGTTTTTACCTAATTCCCCGGCGGAAATATGCGCTGTAAATATAATTAATTATATGATTTAATTGAAATTAATGACTTTTGTTTGAGCGAAATTTTGGGGTGTAATAATTGCGTGATTTAAATGAAATTAATGCGTAACCCTCACGGCGTGTTGACAGGTGTAAATAGAGATTTCAGATTTATGTGAAAGCCGTGAATTTACCGGTTGTCTGAAAGATGAATGCACAGTGAAATAATAGTCTGAACCGGCAGGGGAAGCCGGAAATTCGCCGGTGATGACACCGGCAGAGAGTGTGAAATTCGTCCAGTGAAACAGCCAGAATTCGGCATCAGGAAGATGGTTTGCCGTCATCGGCTATTTTTCGATACAGGCGCCTCGGATGTCCGATATTTCCGTACTGCATCTCCACGGCGATAAAGCCAATTTCCACACAGTATTCGAGATAACGGCGACCTGTCGTTTTGCTGATCCCAACTTCTTCCACCACCTGTTCGACCGACCAGCTGACGTCAGGTCTGGCGGTAAAAGCACGCTGAACCAGTTCCAGTGTATTCGGCTCAATGCCTTTGGCGGAAGGCGCTGACGGCGCATCGGTAGCGGGCAGATTGAACAGTTTATCCAGCGCCCGTTGATCAACCACTTTGACATTACGCAGGGTTTGCACCAGTTGCATAAAGCGTTCAAGCGAACTGCGCAGACGATGGAATGACACCGGCTTGATAATGTAATCGAATGCGCCACTGCGCATCGCCTGACTACAGGTTTGCATATCGCTGGCGGCGGTAATGAAAATCACCGAGCAATCGACGCTTTTCAGCAACGGGCTGTCGATCAAATCGACC encodes the following:
- a CDS encoding type II toxin-antitoxin system HicA family toxin, translated to MKSTELIKALLAAGCELKRHRGGSHQIWWSPITNKTFPVPHPKNDLPVGTLKSIMKMAGI
- the proX gene encoding glycine betaine/L-proline ABC transporter substrate-binding protein ProX, translating into MKKTGLWAVAALTTFATVTSFAADLPGKGVTVTPIQSTISEETFQTELVNKALEKLGYDVQPTREVDYNVGYTTIAAGDATFTAVNWSPLHDEMYKAAGGDKVFYREGTYVTGAAQGWLIDKKTAEKYHITNIEQLKDPKLAKLFDTNGDGKADLTGCTPGWGCEAALNEQLKAYGLEDTVTHNQGNYSAMIADTITRYKEGKPIFYYTWTPYWVSNVLIPGKDVLWMQVPFSVVPGDKNADTKLPNGKNYGFPVSTMHIVANKAWAEKNPAAAKLFAIMKLPLKDINAQNAAMHAGKNSEADIDAQTDGWIKAHQEQFDGWVKEAAAAAK
- the proX gene encoding glycine betaine/L-proline ABC transporter substrate-binding protein ProX, which produces MRTTSIWALALSTLVTSSTTFAADLPGKGVVVKPLQSTIAEEAFQTELVNRALEKLGYDVQQTGEVDYNVAYTAIASGDSTYMAVNWEPLQKDMYNAAGGDQKFYRQGTYISGAAQGYLIDKKTADKYHIHDLSQLKDPKIAKLFDTDGDGKADMAGCNPGWVCDQVINTQIKAYGLSNTVTQNEGNYSAIIADTLTRYKSGKPVLYFTWTPYWVSNEMKPGKDVVWLTVPFSANPGSQKDLDTTLPNGKNYGFPVNNEHIVANKAWAEKNPAAAKLFALMKLPLADVNAQNLRMHEGESSSEDIRQHVDGWIKAHQATFDGWIKEAAAAAK
- the proW gene encoding glycine betaine/L-proline ABC transporter permease ProW, which codes for MSTSTITNTITQHAQAAQTQALDPSVDPWSADNASGGVAPQADAAPADAGSSDPWGGGSDAATSTPDATHHAAAQTNDWLSVAPEHHQHFNILDPFHSTLIPLDRWVTEGIDWLVGNFRPVFQGIRVPVDFVLSGFQHGLESLPAPIAILVFALLAWQMAGFGMGAATLVSLVLIGAIGAWSQAMVTLALVLTSLFFCILIGLPLGIWLARSQKAAKIIRPLLDAMQTTPAFVYLVPIVMLFGIGNVPGVVVTIIFALPPVVRLTILGINQVPEDLIEAAKSFGSSPRQLLFKVQLPLAMPTIMAGINQTLMLALSMVVIASMIAVGGLGQMVLRGIGRLDMGLASVGGAGIVILAIILDRLTQSMGRDSRSKGGHRWFTRGPVGLVMKPFTKKA
- the proV gene encoding glycine betaine/L-proline ABC transporter ATP-binding protein ProV, with the translated sequence MAIKIEVKNLYKVFGENPDRAFKMIDAGKGKEEIFEKTGLSLGVKNASLAIEEGEIFVIMGLSGSGKSTMVRLLNRLIEPTRGEVLIDGEDIAKISEAKLRQVRRSKISMVFQSFALMPHLTVLNNTAFGMELAGVPVEERNAKAIDALRQVGLENYANSYPDELSGGMRQRVGLARAMANNPDILLMDEAFSALDPLIRTEMQDELVKLQAQHQRTIVFISHDLDEAMRIGDRIAIMQGGEVVQVGTPEDILNNPANDYVRTFFRGVDISQVFSAKDIARRRGALIRKTPGFGPRAALKLLEDEDREYGYVLERGQKFIGVVSIESLKTALKTNQPLESALLESPAAVQADMPLSELISHVAAAPCAVPVINEDNNYIGIISKAMLLQALDKEGGNE
- a CDS encoding response regulator, encoding MNNSSALDVVIVEDEPHLAGLHRDFIEQNFNLRVVGIAATLEQARSLLRQHQPRLILLDNYLPDGQGVDLIDSPLLKSVDCSVIFITAASDMQTCSQAMRSGAFDYIIKPVSFHRLRSSLERFMQLVQTLRNVKVVDQRALDKLFNLPATDAPSAPSAKGIEPNTLELVQRAFTARPDVSWSVEQVVEEVGISKTTGRRYLEYCVEIGFIAVEMQYGNIGHPRRLYRKIADDGKPSS